The genome window GCCAGCAGTATACCCGAGGATTTATCACTGGATGAGCTATTTAAAAAATAATTGAACTCTTTTAAATTATTTGAGAATTTGAATAGATAGAATCAAATTCTTCATGAATGGAGAGAAATAGATCCAATAGATCCGGATCAAAATGCGTTTCTCTTCCTTTTTTCATTATATCCACAGACTTCTCATGGCTGAATGACTCTTTATAGCTGCGCTTTGACCGAAGAGCATCATATACATCGGCTATGCAGACAATCCTGGCACATAGTGGAATCATTTCTCCAAAGATACCATAGGGATAACCGCTTCCATCCCACTTTTCATGATGGGAAAGGGCTATCTCTCTGGCCATGGTTTTGGGATATGTACTAAGTATATAAGCTCCATTTTTTGTATGTTCATTCATAATCTCTCTTTCCCAGTCATCCAGTGGACCACCCTTGTTGAGGATGTCATCGGGTGTTCCGATTTTTCCTACGTCGTGCATGGCCGCTAAAAATCCTATATCATCAATAAAATCATTGCTTACTTCTTCATAACCCTTCTTGCCTTTCAATTTCTGGCTCAATAAGCGGGAATAATCATTGACCCTTTCAATATGCTCGCCCGTATCGTTATCTTTGAGTTTGGAGGCCTCTAAAAGGCTCAGGAACATTTTCTGAAGCAGATCTTTATATTCATTGGTTATAATATCCCATTGAACCATATAAGCCTTAGGACGCTCATTTGAATCATAGTGCAATGGCTGAATCATGGCTCGTAAAAAACTGCTGCTCTTTGTATCTCCAAAGGGAAACAGTCTTCCAGCCCAGGAATAGGAGCACTGGGGATTTTCAAGGCATACTTTGAGTGTAGAACTCAGGTTAATATCAGAATCAGTGCGGAATATTTCGGGCAGATGTTTATTGATAGGTGACTTATCCAATACAAGGTCCTTGATGAATTCAAGGTTTGACCAGAGTATCTTCAAATCTAGATCAACGAGACAAGTGGGGATGGGGCTGTTCTTAGTTCGGTCAATGGAAAGCCGTATCCATGGGTCATCCAGTAGGAATCTATTCTCCGATCTATCCAGGGTTGTGAAGAGTGACCAGGGATAAATATAAGATTCATCTTCATCTATGTCTTCTAATTCAAGTACTTCTTCAAGGAGTTCGAAAGAATCGGATTCTGAGTATGAAACATCGGATAATGGAGCATCTCTAAAATCAAATTCATCTTTAGAACTCTTTGAGTGACTCAAATATGGTCTCCATACAAGGCAATTTCAGCTTCACTTTTTCGTAAATAGAGAGGCCCTGAACTCTCATCGAGGGCTCCTTCCTTCTGAAAACGCTTTATTCCCAGTTCTAAAAGCTGTCTACTCCTTCCTTGAGAGCCATTCCCATCAAAAAATAATCCTGGTCTAGAATCTGTTTTTATCATTGAACAGTCCGGACCAGTAAACAATACATTTTCGAATTTTTCCAGCTTGGCTAATAATTGATCTTCAGAAAGATCCAGAGCTCCGGAAATACTCTGTCCCTCACTATAAATACCGCAATAGTAACGTTTTTTTCGTGCATCCAATATGGGGACCACAGCTCCTGGAAAATAGTCATATCCATAGGCAAGATAGTCTGTTGTTAATATCGTTGTATGTGGGATTTTCAAACCAAAAGCCATGCCTTTTATGGTAGACATGCCTATCCTCAGTCCGGTGAATGATCCAGGCCCTTCAGAGCAAACTAGTAACTCAAGTTCCTCTTTCTTAACATTTCCTTCTTTCAAAATAAGAAGAATTGTATCCATAAGATTCTCAGAATGCTTTAATCCATCTTGAATAGTCATTTCAAACCAGGAATTTTCTTTTTTAAGGCAAACGCCGAGTAGGGAGGAGGCGGTATCAACGGATAAAACACAATTCACAATGAAATTCCCTCTAAAATAATTTTACGGACTCCAGATTCCATTATCTGTATTGAAATGCTTTTGCAATCTTCTGGAAGGTACTCCAGTATCCTTTCGCTCCATTCGATGAGAGTGATGCCTTTACCAAATAGTAATTCATCGACACCCAACATCTCAAATTCTTCAACTCCAGAAATTCTATACATATCCATGTGATATAGGGGAATGCTGCCTTCGTATTCAGACACGATTGTATAGGTGGGACTGGTGATCTCATCCTCAATTCCCAAAGACTTGGCTATCCCCTTGGTTATGGATGTTTTGCCAGCCCCGAGATCACCTTTGAGGGCTATAATATCCCCTGGTTTAAGAGATTTCCCAACTTTTTTACCCCATTGGAGAGTTTCTTCAAAACTATGACTCAGCAATTCTATCAAAGAGGTAACCCTTCACGGTCAATATTGATGATTTCTTCTTTCAATGATTTTATGATGGGAATCACAGGATAATCGATATTGTCCAGGAGTTTTAGAAAAACATCTCTTTCTCCAGTAGGTTTCATCTCCACTATAGATTGAAATCTTATACTTGTTCTTTTGTCTGCAACTAATGCAAAAGAAGCACTACCGCTATACTCATTTCTATAGTATATGAGAGTGTCCTTTTTTATGATTTCATCCATTCCAAGAAACTTCATTTAGTAAATCCACCTGTGCCCTATTATAAACTTTTCTTAATATGTTTTACATTATACTCATTCAAAATCATAGACATATTCATTGATTCTGTTCAGATTTTTACTAGAAGCTCTTGTAAACATGATATGAATGGATGTATATATGCGGCTTCTTGATCTGGTATCTACAATTTTTCCATAGGTAACTACAGGGCTTCCTTTGATGGGTTCAAAACTGAGTTTGATGAGTTCTCCCTTATTCAAGGCGCTTGTTGTTTGCAGAGAGCATCCTCCAGCTGATAAATCAATGAGAGTCCCCATTCTTCCCTTGTTTTTAAGGACGACAGCTTCCTTACGTTCTCTTTTACCCGAGCCGGTAATTTGAATTTTGATAGGAAATATATAACAGGGCCTTTTTATCTGTTTTCTTCTGAATTTTCTCTGATAGGCTCTACTGATTTTATTTGAATGCTGTAGGAAAACACTGGTGATCCCTTTTACCGAATTATAACCAAGGACCTTAGATGTAAAAGTGTATTCTTCTCCATCTGCACCCCATATCAGTATTGTTAGACGGGTTCCTTTGGGCCACTTTACTTGAGAGCCTTTTTTACCAATAGGAACTCTGGCACAATAAAATTCCTTTAGATTAGCCGTTATTACCGAGGAATATCTGTTGCCATTATCCATCTTGAAAGTAACATTCTGGCTGAGTTTCAGCTTCCTCGTATCCGTAATTTGGTTTGTTTCGGCAAAAACACGTTCTATCCGTTGTTTGATTCTGTAAATATTTAACTTTCTTTCTTCTACAACAGAAGGAGGAGCTTCCATATGACTAATGTCACGTAAGGCCTGGCTTAATGTGTTGTTCAGAGTTCTGGTATTGCTTAAGAGATCAAAGGGTTTATTGACATGGTATACCTTAATAAAACTCTCTAGCAGCGCAATCTGTTTTTTGGTTAAACCGACTCTCGTTCCTTCTCTTCTGAAAGCTCTTTTGCTGTAACGCTTGTTTTTAGCGTTTGAACCATTGCTGAGTTTATTACCAATGATCAGAAAAAGAAGACTAATACCCATTACAGCCAGAAAAATCAGGTTTTGTTTGGGATCAGAAGGGGTGAATAACTGTCCTTTAAAGCGAGATGATGACTGTAAAAGAGTAATAAACATTTTAGTTTCCTTTACTGTTCATTGATTCAAAAAACTTCGGAAAAGATTCCATTCTTGGCATAATCTCATATTCCATAAGATCACCCATAAGAACAGAGTCTTCAGAAGTAAAAGCTTCAGTAAGGTCTTTAAGTATCCCTGACATGTCATTTATGTAGGCTTTTAAGTCTTCATGGTGATTTTCTTGTGTTTCCCGGGGGAGGTAGGTGTATATTCTCAAG of Oceanispirochaeta crateris contains these proteins:
- a CDS encoding HD-GYP domain-containing protein, giving the protein MSHSKSSKDEFDFRDAPLSDVSYSESDSFELLEEVLELEDIDEDESYIYPWSLFTTLDRSENRFLLDDPWIRLSIDRTKNSPIPTCLVDLDLKILWSNLEFIKDLVLDKSPINKHLPEIFRTDSDINLSSTLKVCLENPQCSYSWAGRLFPFGDTKSSSFLRAMIQPLHYDSNERPKAYMVQWDIITNEYKDLLQKMFLSLLEASKLKDNDTGEHIERVNDYSRLLSQKLKGKKGYEEVSNDFIDDIGFLAAMHDVGKIGTPDDILNKGGPLDDWEREIMNEHTKNGAYILSTYPKTMAREIALSHHEKWDGSGYPYGIFGEMIPLCARIVCIADVYDALRSKRSYKESFSHEKSVDIMKKGRETHFDPDLLDLFLSIHEEFDSIYSNSQII
- the tsaB gene encoding tRNA (adenosine(37)-N6)-threonylcarbamoyltransferase complex dimerization subunit type 1 TsaB, with translation MNCVLSVDTASSLLGVCLKKENSWFEMTIQDGLKHSENLMDTILLILKEGNVKKEELELLVCSEGPGSFTGLRIGMSTIKGMAFGLKIPHTTILTTDYLAYGYDYFPGAVVPILDARKKRYYCGIYSEGQSISGALDLSEDQLLAKLEKFENVLFTGPDCSMIKTDSRPGLFFDGNGSQGRSRQLLELGIKRFQKEGALDESSGPLYLRKSEAEIALYGDHI
- the tsaE gene encoding tRNA (adenosine(37)-N6)-threonylcarbamoyltransferase complex ATPase subunit type 1 TsaE, translating into MELLSHSFEETLQWGKKVGKSLKPGDIIALKGDLGAGKTSITKGIAKSLGIEDEITSPTYTIVSEYEGSIPLYHMDMYRISGVEEFEMLGVDELLFGKGITLIEWSERILEYLPEDCKSISIQIMESGVRKIILEGISL
- a CDS encoding PilZ domain-containing protein, with the translated sequence MFITLLQSSSRFKGQLFTPSDPKQNLIFLAVMGISLLFLIIGNKLSNGSNAKNKRYSKRAFRREGTRVGLTKKQIALLESFIKVYHVNKPFDLLSNTRTLNNTLSQALRDISHMEAPPSVVEERKLNIYRIKQRIERVFAETNQITDTRKLKLSQNVTFKMDNGNRYSSVITANLKEFYCARVPIGKKGSQVKWPKGTRLTILIWGADGEEYTFTSKVLGYNSVKGITSVFLQHSNKISRAYQRKFRRKQIKRPCYIFPIKIQITGSGKRERKEAVVLKNKGRMGTLIDLSAGGCSLQTTSALNKGELIKLSFEPIKGSPVVTYGKIVDTRSRSRIYTSIHIMFTRASSKNLNRINEYVYDFE